A single Anopheles funestus chromosome 2RL, idAnoFuneDA-416_04, whole genome shotgun sequence DNA region contains:
- the LOC125762512 gene encoding ATP-dependent RNA helicase me31b: MMTETLNSNNHLSQKGENNKVGDMGWKAKLKIPPKDTRVKTSDVTDTRGNEFEEFCLKRPLLMGIFEKGWEKPSPIQEAAIPIALVGKDILARAKNGTGKTGAYSIPVLEQVDPTKDYIQALIIVPTRELALQTSQICIELAKHMHIRVMVTTGGTNLKDDIMRIYQKVQVIIATPGRILDLMDKEVANMSQCRMLVLDEADKLLSQDFKGMLDHVIMRLPKERQILLFSATFPLSVKNFMEKHLRDPYEINLMEELTLKGVTQYYAFVQERQKVHCLNTLFSKLQINQSIIFCNSTQRVELLAKKITELGYCCYYIHARMQQAHRNRVFHDFRSGLCRNLVCSDLFTRGIDVQAVNVVINFDFPKMAETYLHRIGRSGRFGHLGIAINLITYEDRFDLHRIEKELGTEIKPIPKVIDPALYVPRPDDPNSAQEEQNVSK; the protein is encoded by the exons ATGATGACTGAAACGTTGAATTCGAATAATCATCTCAGCCAGAAAgg cGAGAACAACAAAGTTGGTGACATGGGATGGAAGGCCAAACTTAAAATACCGCCCAAAGATACTAGAGTTAAGACTAGT GATGTTACTGATACCCGAGGAAACGAGTTTGAGGAGTTCTGCCTGAAACGGCCACTGCTGATGGGCATCTTCGAGAAGGGTTGGGAGAAACCGTCCCCAATCCAGGAGGCGGCCATCCCGATCGCCCTGGTCGGTAAGGACATATTGGCGCGAGCGAAGAACGGTACCGGCAAGACGGGCGCGTACAGCATCCCTGTACTGGAGCAGGTCGACCCGACCAAGGACTACATTCAGGCACTGATCATAGTGCCGACGCGCGAGCTGGCCCTGCAGACGTCACAGATCTGCATCGAGCTGGCGAAGCACATGCACATTCGCGTCATGGTGACGACCGGTGGAACGAACCTGAAGGATGATATCATGAGAATTTATCAGAAAG TTCAAGTGATCATTGCCACGCCCGGTCGTATACTCGATCTCATGGACAAAGAGGTGGCCAACATGTCCCAGTGCCGGATGCTAGTATTAGACGAGGCGGATAAGCTGCTGTCGCAGGACTTTAAAGGCATGCTGGATCATGTCATAATGAGATTGCCAAAAGAGCGCCAGATACTGCTGTTCTCCGCGACATTCCCACTGAGCGTGAAGAACTTCATGGAGAAGCATCTGCGCGATCCGTACGAAATCAATCTGATGGAGGAGCTGACGCTAAAGGGTGTCACGCAGTACTACGCGTTCGTGCAGGAGCGCCAGAAGGTGCACTGTCTGAATACGCTCTTCTCGAAGCTGCAGATCAACCAGTCGATCATCTTCTGCAATTCGACGCAGCGTGTCGAACTGTTGGCGAAAAAGATTACCGAGCTGGgttactgctgctactacatCCATGCCCGTATGCAGCAGGCCCACCGAAACCGTGTGTTTCACGACTTCCGATCGGGTCTGTGCCGAAATTTGGTGTGCTCCGATCTCTTCACTCGTGGTATCGACGTACAGGCTGTGAAcgttgtaattaattttgatttccCTAAGATGGCAGAAACCTACCTGCACAGAATCGGTAGATCCGGACGTTTCGGACATTTGG GTATCGCCATCAATCTAATCACCTATGAGGATCGTTTCGATCTTCACCGCATTGAAAAGGAGCTGGGCACGGAAATTAAGCCCATCCCGAAAGTGATCGATCCGGCATTGTACGTACCGCGACCGGATGATCCGAACAGCGCGCAAGAGGAGCAAAACGTTAGTAAATAA
- the LOC125762516 gene encoding ER membrane protein complex subunit 5, with protein sequence MAIFNKIQIVIGFLSLLHAAYSAAQHRAYLRITEQEFSQLPIDIIFQAIASLIYIIYNILQVVGDFKEIRAAVDLQAKSWETLSNIPSFYTFNHRGKALSPVYEQPNPDAYDRPYTSESYLD encoded by the exons ATggcaatttttaataaaattcaaattgtaaTTGGATTTCTGTCCCTGCTGCATGCGGCTTATTCTGCCGCCCAGC ACCGGGCATATCTTCGGATCACGGAACAGGAATTCTCCCAGCTACCGATCGAT ATCATATTTCAAGCGATTGCTAGCTTAATTTATATCATCTACAACATACTGCAAGTGGTCGGTGATTTCAAGGAAATCCGTGCTGCGGTCGATTTGCAGGCCAAATCGTGGGAAACACTATCAAACATTCCCTCGTTTTACACCTTCAATCACCGTGGCAAGGCACTGTCACCGGTGTATGAGCAACCAAACCCCGATGCATACGACCGTCCGTACACTTCGGAGTCCTATCTGGATTAG
- the LOC125762509 gene encoding T-cell activation inhibitor, mitochondrial: MYIFFTKCTCRSTVPPSMLLLRRMISSSEVATALRPFYFAVHPDLFGRYPQQRQVNEDSLKLLSAHLESLLSQKRILPSTPRTLPFYIRASNAPQDRGTFNLVKVPLERTIDTKLVLRRILESCNLPTEYVDKMPTTKNSSPNPTASSTYEESFQQQQQQQQYQQSFYYRKRSEHNFGRDDDDNQDDSPFEKEFDLFQFRIKKVRENETLKKWLRKQVVTATVRTKAVQELQEEVEKLREDVTKRLGLREIIYDCGWNVEHFRGCLKSLEKLAELHPGALDGLKDRTLVFAAFTGVSLEGHVMLFTGDVQRNWLELIKTIDKHDSYLSKLPAYEYALSQVLRNIRIGRRKFMPKAQAMAYASHLRKITTALLDYLGKSKFPKSWPTDLSQFELVVESEAGPLMVSPTGQLIVPATCPGSLLVDFLSNHLAEALEKQSSYDRHKHVERDLHARCVAQFRLLSLTKDDSVTPDRMIECLEKLLAQGVKDGLELADLNLTITTYYSVLTDGTVCIPWDWKQ, translated from the exons atgtacattttcttcacaaaatG TACGTGCCGAAGTACGGTTCCACCAAGCATGCTGCTATTGCGCCGGATGATCAGTTCGTCCGAAGTGGCGACTGCTCTAAGGCCCTTCTACTTTGCCGTCCATCCGGATCTGTTCGGACGCTATCCGCAACAACGGCAAGTGAATGAAGATTCGCTAAAGCTGCTCAGTGCTCATCTGGAATCATTGCTCAGCCAGAAACGTATACTTCCCTCAACGCCGCGGACGCTTCCATTTTACATACGTGCATCGAACGCACCACAAGATCGGGGCACCTTTAATCTCGTGAAGGTACCGCTAGAACGTACCATCGATACCAAGCTGGTGCTACGGCGTATTCTCGAATCCTGTAACCTACCGACGGAATACGTCGATAAGATGCCTACAACTAAAAATAGCTCACCAAACCCAACAGCATCCAGCACTTACGAGGAAAGctttcagcagcagcagcagcagcagcaatatcAGCAATCATTTTACTACCGCAAACGATCGGAGCATAATTTCGGCAGGGACGACGATGACAACCAAGACGATTCTCCATTCGAGAAGgagtttgatttgtttcagtTTCGGATTAAGAAAGTGCGCGAAAACGAAACACTGAA GAAATGGCTTCGGAAGCAAGTCGTCACGGCAACGGTACGTACGAAAGCCGTTCAGGAGCTCCAGGAAGAGGTTGAAAAGCTTCGGGAGGATGTGACGAAACGGTTGGGATTGCGTGAGATCATTTACGACTGTGGCTGGAACGTGGAACATTTTCGCGGTTGCTTGAAAAGTCTGGAAAAGCTGGCCGAATTGCATCCGGGTGCGTTGGATGGGTTGAAGGATCGAACGCTTGTGTTTGCCGCATTCACCGGTGTTAGCCTTGAAGGGCACGTGATGCTTTTTACCGGCGATGTACAGAGGAACTGGTTGGAA CTTATTAAGACGATCGATAAACACGACAGCTACCTGAGCAAATTACCTGCGTACGAGTACGCATTGTCCCAAGTGCTGCGCAACATTCGTATCGGACGGCGAAAGTTTATGCCAAAAGCACAAGCCATGGCGTACGCTTCACATCTGCGCAAAATAACGACCGCACTGTTGGATTATCTCGGTAAATCCAAGTTTCCAAAGTCGTGGCCCACCGATCTTTCACAGTTTGAGCTGGTGGTCGAATCGGAAGCTGGCCCACTGATGGTAAGTCCCACCGGACAGCTAATCGTACCGGCAACCTGTCCCGGTTCGTTGCTGGTAGATTTTCTCTCCAACCATCTGGCGGAAGCGCTCGAAAAGCAAAGTTCGTACGATCGGCATAAACATGTCGAGCGAGATTTGCACGCACGCTGCGTGGCACAGTTTCGGTTGCTGTCGCTTACGAAGGACGATTCCGTCACACCGGATCGAATGATCGAGTGTCTCGAGAAGCTGTTGGCGCAAGGCGTGAAGGATGGGCTAGAACTGGCCGATTTGAATCTTACCATTACGACGTACTACTCCGTGCTGACGGATGGGACGGTGTGCATACCGTGGGATTGGAAGCAATAG
- the LOC125762515 gene encoding CKLF-like MARVEL transmembrane domain-containing protein 4 yields the protein MSEFTQTATVTQQQTVVQPYIRYDPEYVRTIPGIVKIVCIVLNLIGFICIEISYFSYRPQGSFFNTIAMLGFWFSGIMLVFYLFHVCEKFHKIPWLKIELYFCAAWAALYMIASSVAAATSIEAFQAAAFFGYCAMIGYGVDAFLKFKSVRAGEIAQGSRTVHVQQQQQTVSTLTA from the exons ATGAGTGAATTCACACAAACTGCTACCGTGACGCAGCAGCAAACTGTCGTCCAGCCGTACATACGGTACGACCCGGAGTACGTGCGGACCATCCCGGGCATCGTGAAGATTGTTTGCATCGTGCTCAATCTCATCGGGTTCATCTGCATCGAGATTTCGTACTTCAGCTACCGGCCACAGGGTTCCTTCTTCAACACGATCGCGATGCTAGGGTTTTGGTTTAGCGGCATCATGCTCGTCTTTTACTTGTTTCATGTTTgtgaaaagtttcacaaaaTCCCTTGGTTAAAAATAGAACTGTACTTCTGTGCCGCCTGGGCGGCACTGTACATGATAGCGTCCTCGGTGGCGGCTGCAACCAGCATCGAAGCATTTCAGGCAGCAGCG TTTTTCGGGTACTGTGCCATGATCGGGTACGGTGTGGATGCATTTCTCAAGTTCAAAAGTGTCCGTGCGGGTGAAATCGCACAAGGATCCCGAACCGTCCAtgtgcaacagcagcagcaaacggtTTCAACGTTAACTGCATAA
- the LOC125762510 gene encoding calmodulin-lysine N-methyltransferase, translating to MRSVGSVTTVDDQTNVQDDATDDRWLRRRRRHEDDINWKMSTQQQVTPDRPTGTVTDGTDQAPPVPSSVAVDGENNPIKSLRRQRRVEGTATAPTVPSITAPSMPIAGTDTDRWSGRLCRTAAIGDGEEDDQEEASLLAADISKHNQGCDVSEPTRTLVYVEGLDEEINKNSTGQDTANNNRLECTVASVQQLVVTDVVNELEDALERKRHNTGNARRRWKLLAKALRHDSSEDDQFSKFNLIEADRAGDEKDENVYVYRLYDRYRLKIRLIGPERPWTASELIGFNNTGNICVWPSEEALAYYILSRLSQFDGTSVLELGGGMTCLAGLVLAKYGQPAFVHVTDGNELSVENVRKTLVLNKFNCTIKSSVLKWEQANKNPDHDTGERYHFILSADCLFFDESRSQLIDTIWQSLADEGVALITAPRRGQTLDLFLNECVARGFHYELLQCYNEAIWARHLELKQTDGYDENVHYPLLVKMYKYGPGSVLHRL from the coding sequence ATGCGTTCGGTCGGTTCGGTGACAACGGTGGATGACCAAACGAACGTGCAGGACGACGCGACGGATGACCGGTGGTTGCGACGGCGCCGACGACACGAAGATGacataaattggaaaatgtcaACTCAGCAACAGGTGACACCGGATCGGCCGACAGGCACGGTCACCGATGGTACGGACCAAGCGCCACCAGTCCCATCGTCGGTGGCGGTTGATGGTGAGAATAATCCAATTAAATCGTTGCGACGGCAACGACGGGTTGAGGGCACCGCTACCGCCCCTACCGTCCCATCAATCACTGCTCCCTCAATGCCAATTGCTGGCACGGACACGGACCGTTGGTCGGGACGATTGTGCCGGACAGCGGCCATTGGAGATGGTGAGGAAGATGACCAGGAGGAAGCGTCTCTGCTGGCAGCTGATATTAGCAAACACAACCAAGGGTGTGATGTTAGCGAACCGACGAGGACGTTGGTGTACGTTGAGGGGCTAGACgaggaaattaataaaaatagcaCCGGACAAGATACTGCTAATAACAATCGGCTGGAATGTACCGTAGCTTCCGTGCAGCAGCTCGTCGTAACGGACGTTGTCAATGAGCTGGAGGACGCACTGGAGCGAAAGCGTCACAACACCGGCAATGCACGCCGGCGTTGGAAGTTGCTCGCGAAGGCACTCCGGCACGATTCGAGTGAAGACGATCAGTTCTCCAAATTTAACCTGATCGAAGCTGATCGTGCTGGTGATGAGAAGGATGAGAATGTGTACGTTTACCGGCTGTACGATCGGTACCGGTTGAAGATCCGTCTGATCGGTCCGGAACGTCCGTGGACTGCAAGTGAACTGATCGGATTTAACAATACTGGCAATATCTGCGTTTGGCCGTCGGAGGAAGCGTTAGCTTACTACATCCTTTCGCGACTATCACAATTCGACGGAACTTCAGTGCTCGAGCTCGGTGGTGGTATGACCTGTCTGGCAGGGTTAGTACTTGCCAAGTACGGACAACCTGCGTTCGTACACGTGACCGATGGGAATGAGCTATCGGTGGAGAATGTGCGCAAAACGCTCGTACTAAACAAATTCAACTGTACGATCAAATCATCCGTGCTGAAGTGGGAACAAGCGAACAAGAATCCGGATCACGACACGGGAGAGCGATATCACTTTATCTTGTCTGCTGACTGTTTATTTTTCGACGAATCACGATCACAGCTGATCGATACGATCTGGCAATCGTTGGCCGATGAGGGAGTCGCACTAATTACGGCACCACGACGCGGTCAAACGTTGGATCTCTTCCTGAATGAGTGTGTTGCGCGTGGTTTCCATTATGAGCTGCTGCAGTGCTACAACGAAGCGATCTGGGCACGACATCTTGAACTAAAGCAGACGGACGGTTACGACGAGAACGTACACTATCCGTTGCTGGTGAAGATGTACAAATATGGCCCAGGGAGTGTGTTGCATCGATTGTGA
- the LOC125762513 gene encoding zinc finger protein 235, with translation MDYNISRLCRVCLEEGVFTSIFSTELVPMAPANMLVMCSNVKVSRDDGLPSTICNNCMYRLGVAFHLKQQCENSDMRLRQYMNGGSTMNYSYTMEKETMTDDSWLLSGMEHKVDDHKTNEKKSNSRKRYRPKLPEERKKRGPKPMPKIPQTCYQCHKSFKCAAQLQMHLRTHSGEKPYACNICPRRFAQKHNLAIHVRTHTGERPYQCEICSKQFSALGNFQAHKKIHTNERDHVCPSCNKGFITSGDLTRHMISHSGIKNYHCDICAKSFSRNRDMMAHKRKMHLNECGNESYKCHECHKVFATLNNLNGHMRVHAPDVNVSVEDPVGGLMPPTQAQQQQQQHQQHQQHQQVPVAIALAPHGLGPPGPLGVGLGMLPYPSSHVATHPPAQVGYHSQMHPSQRLHPY, from the exons ATGGATTACAATATAAGCCGATTGTGCCGTGTGTGCCTGGAGGAGGGAGTATTTACATCGATCTTTAGCACCGAGTTGGTTCCAATGGCACCGGCCAATATGCTCGTAATGTGTTCGAACGTGAAG GTATCGAGAGATGATGGTTTACCTAGTACTATTTGCAACAACTGCATGTACCGGCTAGGGGTGGCGTTTCATCTTAAGCAACAGTGTGAAAATTCTGACATGAGACTGCGCCAATACATGAACGGAGGCTCTACTATGAACTACAGCTATACGATGGAGAAAGAAACGATGACGGACGATTCATGGCTGCTGTCGGGAATGGAACATAAAGTCGATGaccataaaacaaacgaaaa AAAATCGAACAGTAGAAAAAGATACAGACCCAAACTGCCAGAAGAACGCAAGAAGAGAGGACCGAAACCAATGCCGAAGATACCGCAAACATGCTACCAGTGTCACAAATCGTTCAAATGTGCCGCTCAGCTACAAATGCACCTAAG GACACATTCCGGTGAGAAACCGTACGCGTGCAACATTTGCCCACGACGATTCGCTCAAAAGCACAACCTTGCCATCCACGTGCGTACGCACACCGGCGAGCGGCCGTATCAGTGTGAAATCTGTAGCAAACAATTCTCAGCGCTCGGGAACTTTCAGgcgcacaaaaaaatacacaccaaCGAACGAGACCACGTATGTCCATCGTGCAACAAAGGATTCATCACATCCGGTGATCTTACGCGGCACATGATCTCACACTCGGGCATTAAAAACTATCACTGTGATATCTGTGCCAAAAGCTTTAGCCGCAACCGCGACATGATGGCACACAAGCGAAAGATGCATCTGAACGAGTGTGGCAACGAAAGCTACAAATGTCACGAGTGCCACAAAGTGTTCGCTACGCTAAACAATCTAAACGGTCACATGAGGGTACATGCGCCGGATGTGAATGTTTCGGTAGAGGATCCAGTTGGTGGACTGATGCCACCAAcacaagcacaacaacaacagcagcagcatcagcaacatcaacagcatcagcagGTTCCAGTGGCAATTGCACTCGCACCACACGGACTCGGACCACCGGGACCGCTCGGTGTTGGTTTGGGTATGTTACCGTATCCTTCCTCCCACGTCGCAACACATCCACCTGCACAGGTAGGTTACCATAGCCAGATGCATCCGTCCCAACGGTTGCATCCGTACTGA
- the LOC125762506 gene encoding coiled-coil domain-containing protein 40-like: protein MNPEEDANSISVQADAFNESVMDTVGVLETDHPLLERFQAALKAHLLKVKNQLEEEVAELNHRLVQNEKESEEVGAELYDLQEEIDNQKELLEIYSKEILELAAQRQQEEKQAAQYRKEFEEQQLELKELKKKHKEHLLELENLTILENEFSKWDQEMKDEIAVAKRVVSKDTKDELIAAEEQRKADLLVLNFSNEVKRKEHELEAIEDQIKEQDEKRETINRSLADANTDLEALQHEHNCLYQAWGEVIVGIQQRDRVLVKTKEELESIYEEHKVIKSKTEITKKAAAKEMEQNEKLAGFKNRIQGDINSLEKQVRKEQEDEDKLKRDLDHYALILEQTEADILKAQQEGLLIENHLKSLRQTLEKQNRKKFDLEEQILELLQDHLTTDKAGEAQRKLLFDTTEKRRALEINMDVTENQLSTVLLDLEKWRSLVEISKDVLSKVKIEHDEKDAEANKHNEEIKLGKEMIAAKLRKLDSLNRELDQLISKAGGQEMNPDELKLLDVQQDIVEIEVQLKEVRASWLKLQTSTATLSTKRTQQLNEINYSRKKLLLAEQKAIKIEAQLEEVMNENREIVRSLSALNTRLDSASMDLFKTRQVHEKGEQECVVAHHQATERLRDAEIAVLGLEQELKDLGKEIESCKQEVLEKHREALSWETKCKMSTEAKKFKEEETTQNSEIGLMKAEIHRMQVRYGQLKRMQEKLVHDLENTVHHRENIFESVNAREKVYGGKFKTRSTMQHKINELKNKLKVVFSEISQAEKSLLEIDTAQKLLQAEIENKKQQIEEEKLQTNLIRAETEQASMLKQENLDYIVRHQYRARRYRALANAQQLPKFRNEILIQADLQRQREVNENIVAVVETLQHDFPTQKYNLNKIIQLLK, encoded by the exons ATGAATCCGGAAGAAGACGCTAATTCCATCAGTGTGCAGGCGGATGCATTTAACGAATCCGTTATGGATACCGTGGGGGTGTTAGAGACCGATCATCCCTTGCTCGAGCGATTCCAGGCCGCCCTGAAGGCTCATCTGCTGAAGGTAAAGAATCAGCTAGAGGAGGAAGTGGCTGAGTTAAACCATCGGCTGGTGCAGAATGAAAAAGAATCCGAAGAGGTCGGCGCCGAGCTGTACGATCTACAGGAAGAAATTGATAATCAGAAGGAGCTTCTCGAAATTTACAGTAAGGAAATACTCGAACTGGCCGCCCAACGGCAGCAGGAGGAAAAGCAGGCAGCCCAGTACCGGAAAGAGTTCGAAGAGCAGCAGCTCGAGCTGAAAGAGttaaaaaagaagcacaagGAGCATTTGTTGGAGCTGGAAAACTTGACCATACTGGAGAACGAGTTTTCAAAATGGGACCAAGAAATGAAGGACGAAATTGCCGTTGCTAAGCGTGTCGTTAGCAAGGACACGAAAGACGAGCTAATCGCGGCCGAGGAACAGCGTAAGGCCGATCTGCTCGTGCTAAACTTTTCCAATGAAGTGAAGCGCAAGGAGCATGAGCTGGAAGCGATCGAGGATCAGATCAAGGAGCAGGATGAAAAGCGGGAAACGATCAATCGCAGTTTGGCCGATGCAAACACCGACCTGGAAGCGCTACAGCACGAACACAATTGTTTGTACCAGGCGTGGGGTGAAGTGATAGTAGGGATCCAGCAGCGGGACAGGGTGCTGGTGAAGACGAAAGAAGAGCTCGAGTCGATTTACGAGGAGCATAAAGTTATCAAGAGCAAAACGGAAATTACCAAGAAGGCGGCAGCAAAGGAAATGGAGCAGAACGAGAAGCTGGCCGGTTTTAAGAATCGCATCCAGGGTGATATCAACTCGCTCGAGAAGCAAGTCCGCAAGGAGCAGGAAGACGAAGATAAGCTCAAGCGTGACCTGGATCACTATGCGCTGATTCTTGAACAAACGGAGGCCGATATCCTGAAGGCACAGCAGGAGGGTTTGCTGATTGAGAATCATCTCAAATCGCTGCGCCAAACGTTGGAGAAACAGAACCGCAAAAAGTTCGATCTTGAAGAGCAGATATTGGAGCTGCTGCAAGATCACCTGACTACGGATAAGGCGGGTGAAGCGCAGCGTAAGCTACTGTTCGATACTACCGAAAAGCGTAGAGCGCTGGAGATCAACATGGATGTCACCGAGAATCAGCTTTCGACGGTACTGCTCGATTTAGAAAAGTGGAGATCGCTGGTGGAAATCTCGAAGGATGTCTTGAGCAAAGTGAAG ATTGAACATGACGAGAAGGACGCTGAAGCAAACAAGCACAACGAGGAGATAAAGCTCGGTAAGGAAATGATTGCCGCGAAGCTACGCAAATTGGATTCACTGAATCGCGAATTGGACCAACTGATCAGTAAGGCCGGTGGTCAGGAGATGAACCCGGACGAGCTGAAGCTACTGGACGTGCAGCAAGACATCGTGGAGATTGAGGTACAGCTAAAGGAGGTGCGCGCATCGTGGTTAAAGCTGCAGACGAGCACCGCAACACTATCGACAAAGCGTACCCAGCAGTTGAATGAAATCAACTACTCCAGAAAGA AGCTTCTTCTGGCCGAACAGAAAGCAATCAAAATCGAAGCACAGCTCGAGGAGGTGATGAATGAAAACAGGGAGATTGTTCGCTCGTTATCGGCGCTCAACACGCGCCTCGATAGCGCTAGTATGGATCTGTTCAAAACGCGCCAAGTGCATGAGAAAGGGGAGCAGGAGTGCGTGGTAGCACATCACCAGGCAACGGAGCGGCTGCGAGATGCCGAAATAGCCGTGCTAGGCTTGGAACAAGAGCTGAAGGATCTTGGCAAGGAGATCGAAAGCTGTAAGCAGGAGGTGCTGGAGAAGCACCGAGAAGCACTGTCCTGGGAAACGAAATGCAAAATGTCGACCGAGGCGAAGAAGTTTAAGGAAGaggaaaccacacaaaacagtGAGATCGGCCTAATGAAGGCGGAAATACATCGTATGCAGGTACGGTACGGACAGTTGAAGCGTATGCAGGAAAAGCTTGTTCACGACCTGGAAAACACTGTCCACCATCGGGAGAATATTTTTGAATCGGTTAATGCACGCGAAAAGGTGTACGGAGGGAAGTTTAAAACCCGCTCGACGATGCAGCACAAGATTAACGAGCTCAAGAACAAGCTGAAGGTGGTGTTTTCG GAAATATCTCAAGCGGAGAAGAGTCTGCTCGAGATCGACACCGCCCAGAAGCTGCTCCAGGCAGAGATCGAGAATAAAAAGCAACAGATCGAGGAGGAAAAACTTCAAACTAATTTGATCCGAGCAGAAACCGAACAGGCGTCCATGTTGAAGCAGGAAAATCTCGATTACATCGTACGCCATCAATACCGCGCCCGACGTTATCGGGCGCTGGCAAACGCGCAGCAGCTGCCAAAGTTCCGCAACGAAATTCTTATCCAGGCCGATCTGCAGCGTCAGCGGGAggtgaatgaaaatattgtgGCGGTGGTCGAAACACTGCAGCATGATTTTCCCACCCAGAAGTATAATCtcaacaaaattattcaattgcTAAAATAA
- the LOC125762514 gene encoding mitochondrial basic amino acids transporter, producing the protein MALDFAAGCLGGCAGVLVGFPFDTVKVHLQTQNHQNPLYRGTIDCFRKIIVREGVHGLYRGMSSPMAGVAVVNAIVFGVYGNIQRRTTNPDSLYSHFLAGTAAGLAQSIICSPMELIKTRLQLQDNLPRGAERFSGPVDCTKSIWRREGARGIFRGLGITAARDAPGFSSYFVAYEYMVRCVVDPSPFVILMAGGLAGTFSWLVTFPIDVVKSRLQADGISGKPQYSGLIDCIKKSHAAEGIAFLSRGLASTLLRAFPMNAVCFLVVSYTMKLFDDPKLSTVVELGANAAATVEPPLLIVPTVAGTSKLQTPATIGHKRIAHDHDSHLLNIKQNTYRFLRSLGAFSEAVCCAEMGELADDLYDSNSDERLGANYAKLNELLLSTDPEDTSNRYPFLGD; encoded by the exons ATGGCTTTAGATTTTGCTGCTGGTTGTTTAGGAg GATGCGCCGGAGTTCTCGTTGGATTTCCGTTCGACACGGTGAAGGTTCATCTGCAGACACAAAACCACCAGAATCCATTGTACCGTGGCACGATCGATTGCTTCCGAAAGATCATTGTGCGCGAGGGCGTCCATGGACTGTACCGGGGGATGTCAAGCCCGATGGCGGGCGTTGCCGTGGTGAACGCGATCGTGTTCGGTGTGTACGGCAACATACAGCGGCGTACGACCAATCCGGACTCACTGTACTCGCACTTTCTGGCGGGAACGGCCGCTGGTTTAGCACAGAGCATTATCTGCTCACCGATGGAGCTGATCAAAACGAGACTCCAGCTGCAGGATAATCTACCGCGCGGTGCAGAACGGTTTAGTGGACCGGTCGATTGCACCAAAAGCATCTGGCGTCGGGAAGGTGCGCGAGGAATTTTCCGTGGACTGGGCATTACGGCAGCACGTGACGCGCCGG GATTCTCCAGCTATTTCGTGGCGTACGAGTACATGGTACGGTGCGTTGTGGATCCATCGCCATTCGTTATTCTGATGGCTGGCGGTCTTGCCGGTACCTTCTCGTGGCTCGTAACCTTTCCGATCGATGTCGTCAAATCGCGACTACAAGCGGACGGCATATCCGGCAAGCCTCAGTACAGTGGATTGATCGATTGCATAAAGAAAAGCCACGCCGCTGAGGGTATTGCATTCCTGTCGCGAGGGCTCGCGTCAACGCTACTGCGTGCTTTTCCAATGAATGCCGTCTGCTTCCTGGTCGTATCCTACACGATGAAACTGTTCGACGATCCTAAACTTAGCACCGTGGTCGAACTTGGAGCAAATGCCGCGGCAACGGTGGAACCACCGTTACTGATCGTTCCCACAGTCGCCGGTACTTCAAAGCTTCAAACACCCGCAACAATCGGCCATAAACGAATCGCACACGATCACGATAGCCACCTGCTAAACATCAAGCAAAACACCTATCGATTCCTGCGCTCGCTCGGAGCGTTCAGTGAGGCAGTCTGCTGTGCCGAGATGGGAGAACTGGCGGACGATCTGTACGATAGCAACTCGGACGAGCGGTTAGGTGCAAACTATGCCAAGCTTAACGAACTCCTGCTCAGCACTGACCCGGAGGATACTAGCAATCGGTACCCATTTTTAGGCGACTGA